Genomic DNA from Oncorhynchus kisutch isolate 150728-3 unplaced genomic scaffold, Okis_V2 scaffold3997, whole genome shotgun sequence:
CAGAGAGGTGGACGGGGCCCGATGTAGCCCAGACCTGATGCGTATGTGATTATTCTCTGGTACCATGTAAACATTTCACACAGAATGAGACACACAGATATGCAAATCAGTAGAGACATGAGATGGGCTTCAGTCTACAGGGCTGATTGGGGAGGCTGTGTCAAAAAGACAGGTTGTCATGGTAAACAAGTGGTGCAACAATGCCATCTTCTGGTCACTTAGATAATGACAGTGCATCatttttcttggggggggggggttcaggagAGCTACTTGTAGTAGTGAAACAGAACAGTGATCAGTTTGGTTTAACAAGGTTAGACTGTTAGAATTCTCCTGAACATTAAAATCCAATTCTCCTGATGAAAGTTTCTAAATAAATATCcaggagtgtgtgagagagttgtgCCTACCTGAACTCCATCTGGCGTGTTGTATGGGGGTCCTCTCTAGGAGGTGGTCTAGAAGGGTAGGGGTACGGCTCCTCCGGCTAGAACACAGACGCAGATAATTACTTTTATTGTTTCAGTACTGAAGAACATATCTACAGGTGTCCCATCCTGAGAAACACTGTGATACTGCTGTTGATTAGACAGTACTGGAGAACATATCTACAGGTGTCCCATCCTGAGAAACACTGTGATACTGCTATTGATTAGACAGTACTGGAGAACATATCTACAGGTGTCCCATCCTGAGAAACACTGTGATGCTGCTGTTGATTAGACAGTACTGGAGAACATATCTACAGGTGTCCCATCCTGAGAAACACTGTGATACTGCTGTTGATTAGACAGTACTGAAGAACATATCTACAGGTGTCCCATCCTGAGAAACACTGTGATACTGCTGTTGATTAGACAGTACTGGAGAACATATCTACAGGTGTCCCATCCTGAGAAACACTGTGATACTGCTGTTGATTAGACAGTACTGGAGAACATATCTACAGGTGTCCCATCCTGAGAAACACTGTGATACTGCTGTTGATTAGACAGTACTGGACAACATATCTACAGGTGTCCCATCCTGAGAAACACTGTGATACTGCTGTTGATTAGACAGTACTGgacaacatacagttgaagtcagaagtttagccaaatacattgaaaactcagtttttcacaattcctgacatttaatcagagtaaaaattccccgtcttaggtcagttaggatcaccactttattataagaatgtgaaatgtcagaataatagtagagaaaattatttctttcagatttgatttatttcatcacattcccagtgggtcagaagtttacatacactcaattagtatttggtagcattgcatttaaatggtttaacttgggtcaaacattttgggtagccttccacaagcttcccacaatgaattttggccaattcctcatgacagagctggtgtaactgagtcaggtttgtagacctccttgcttgcacacacattttcagttctgcctacacattttctataggattgaggtcagtgctttgtgatggccactccaaaataccttgactttgttgtccttaagccattttgccacaactttggaagtatgcttggggtcattgtccatttggaagaccaatttgcgaccatcAGTCaggtttaacttcctgactgatgtcttgagatgttgcttcaatatatccatataatttccctgcctcatgatgccatctcttttgtgaagtggaccagtccctcctgcagcaaagcacccccacaacatgatgctgccacccccacaacatgatgctgccacccccgttcttcacagttgggatggtgttcttcagcttccccccttttcctccaaacataacgatggtcattatggtcaaacagttctaatttttggttcatcagaccaaaggacatttctccaaaaagtatgatctttgtccccatgtgcagttataaaccgtagtctggctcttttaatggtggttttggagcagtggcttcttccttgctgagcggcctttcaggttatgttgatataggactcgttttactgtggatatagatacttctgaacccgtttcctccagcatcttcacaaggtcctttgctgttgttctgggatttatttgcacttttatcaccaaagtacgttcatctctaggagacagaaagcgtctccttcctgagcggtatgacggctacgtggtcccatggtgtttatacttgttcatctgtacaaacaatagtacacgtggtaccttcaggcatttggaaattgctcccaaggatgaacaagacttgtggaggtctccaattttttttctgaagtcttggctgatttattttgatattcccatgatgtcaagcaaagaggcactgagtttgaaggaaggccttgaaatacatccacaggttcacctccaattgactcaaatgatgtcaattagcctatcagaagcctctaaagccatgacatcattttctggaattttccaagctgtttaaaggcacagtgaattatcggtctgtaaacaattgttggaaaaattacttgtgtcattcaaagtagatgccctaaccgacttgccaaaactatagtttgttaacaagaaatttgtggagtggttgaaaaacaagttctaATGCCTCCAACcaaagtggatgtaaacttctgacttcaactttatCTACAGGTGTCCTATCCTGAGAAACACACAATGATGCTGCTGTTGATTAGACAGTATTTTCTAAAATATTATATTCGAACCCTctgtatttgttattttattaggatccccattagctgttgcaaaagcagcagctactcttcctggggcccacagctactcttcctggggcccacagctactcttcctggggcccacagctactcttcctggggcccacagctactcttcctggggcccacagctactcttcctggggcccacagctactcttcctggggcccacagctactcttcctggggcccacagctactcttcttggggcccacagctactcttcttggggcccacagctactcttcttggggtccatGCACCAATGAAAGTGATTGACAGAGCATCTTCTACTCAACATGTAATTCTTTATCTGAACACCAAGTGGCGTCAGAGGTTGAAATAAACTCCTCATACAGTTGGCGGTGTACATAATGGATTTCTAGCTGTACTATAATCATATACCCTATAACTTCAGCATTGACTGTACTATGAGCTAAATTCAGTACttcaatcaaatgcatttatacagccgtttttacatcagcagatatcACAAAGTGCTTCTACAGAAACCcccgcctaaaaccccaaagagcaagcaatgaaGATGTAGAAGCACTTCCATTGTGGTGTTCACATTTTACTCTGTTTGAGAAATATTTCTTGCAGTTTCTCAATTCATACTAATGCAATCGATATGCAGgttcttctacacctgcattgcttgctgtttggggttttaggctgggtttctgtacagcactttgagatatcagctgatgtaagaagggctttataaatacatttgatatgagGCACATTCTTTTGTGCTTGTAAACCCAGCATGTACAGTAGATCGATGGCCAAATATTATGCTTCCTTGGCATGAGGCTTAAATTGTGCGTATACAATAATGGTTTATTCATTGTCTGAGCCACTTACTCTCCGGGAAGGTGGGATACCTCTGCGCTCATTAGGAAAATGAAGGCTGTCGCCATGGTAGCCTCTTTGATCCTCGCCATGGTAACCTCGAGGGCCTCCATTTGGATAAAAGCGAGGCCCGTCGTACTCAAACCCTCGATTGTACTCCTCGTCTGGCCTTCCGAAACCAGCCGGCCTCCTCTCTACAGGCCCTGCTCCAGCTGATCTGGGATATGGGGCCTACAATGAATTACATTTCGATGGGAAAGAAGAGAAACAAGATTAGGGTTATGTCCTCTAGAAAGCGatttactatttttatttctaGATGAAAAGGTTTATTTTAGAAAAAATGATGTATTGTAATTCTCAGTGAATCATAGAATGTATGTAATTTTCAGGATGGAAACAAGGCACAGTTGTTCTGTGGAGCTCAGGAACACTCAACTCTTTTCTCTTATATcaagaggttgaccgattaattagggacgatttcaagttcttataacaattggtaatctgcctttttggacgccgattatggccgattataATGTAATCCATGAGTaaactgcatggcaggctgaccacctgttacacgagtgcagcgtcaaaaggaccttgtggctgcaatgagccaaggtaagttgctgtctagcattaaacttatcttataaaaaacaatcaatctttacataatcactagttaactacacatggttgatgatattactaggttaaccaGCATGTCATGTGTTGCATATAAataatgtggtgcctgttaatttatcatcgaatcagagcctacttcaactttgccaaacgggtgatgatttaacaaaagcacattcgcgaaaaaagcacattCGTTGAACAAAtgtccctaaccataaacatcaatgcctttcttaaactCAATAcagagaagtatatattttttaaacctgcatatttagttaaaataaatgtatgttagcaggcaatattaacttgggaaattgtgtcacttctcttgttttcagtgtaagcagagtcagggtatatgcaacagtttgggccgcctggctcgtttgCGAACTGTGTTTCTTCCGAACAAAAACGAAttaaatttgccagaattttacataattacgacagaacattgaaggttgtgcaatgtaacagcaatatttagacttagggatgccaccagtgggacttccaaatggacgtaaatggttccgtatttcacggaaagaataaacgttttgttttctaaatgattgTTTCTAGATTTGACCATATTattgaccaaaggctcgtatttctgtgtgtttattctaattaagtctatgatttgatatttgatagagcagtctgactgagcggaggtaggcagcagcaggctcgtaagcattcattcaaacacatTCCTGCATTTGCGAGCAGCTGTTAACAATGCTtaaagcacagcgctgtttatgacttcaagcctatcaactctcgagattaggctggtaatactaaagtgcctataagaacatgcaatagtcaaaggtatatgaaatacaaatggtatagagagaagtagtcataattcctataataactacaacctaaaacgtctcaactgggaatattgaaccaacagctttcatatgttctcatgttctgagcaaggaactcaaacgttagctttttttacatggcacatattgcactttaactttcttctccaacactgtgtttttgcattatttaaaccaaatcgaacatgtttcattagagactaaatagatttgatGCATTATATTAAGCTCAAACAAAagggttcattgttcattcagtattgttgtaattggcaATATTACAAATACATATAAAAATCGGACGATAAATCGGTACCGGTATCGGTCCACCAATAAATCGGTACCGGTccaccaataaatcggtatcggtacCGGTccaccaataaatcggtatcggtacCGGTCCACCAATAAATCGGCATCGGTccaccaataaatcggtatcggtacCGGGccaccaataaatcggtatcggtccaccaataaatcggtatcggtacCGGCccaccaataaatcggtatcggcccaccaataaatcggtatcggcccaccaataaatcggtatcggtccACCAATAAATCGGTACCGGTCCACCAATAAATCGGTACCGGTCCACCAATAAATCGGTACCGGTCCACCAATAAATCGGTACCGGTccaccaataaatcggtatcggtccaccaataaatcggtatcggtccaccaataaatcggtatcggtccACCAACAAATCGGCATCGGTccaccaataaatcggtatcggtccaccaataaatcggtatcggtccaccaataaatcggtatcggtccaccaataaatcggtatcggtccaccaataaatcggtatcggtacCGGGccaccaataaatcggtatctGTCCACCAATAAATCGGCACCGGTACCGGTCCACCAATAAATCGGTACCGGTCCACCAATAAATCGGTACCGGTCCACCAATAAAATCGGTACCGGTCCACCAATAAATCGGTACCGGTCCACCAATAAATCGGTACCGGTCCACCAATAAATCGGTACCGGTccaccaataaatcggtatcggtacCGGTCCACCAATAAATCGTTATCGGTACCGGTccaccaataaatcggtatcggtacCGGTACCGGTCCACCAATAAATCGGTACCGGTCCACCAATAAATCGGTACCGGTACCGGCATCGGTccaccaataaatcggtatcgacccaccaataaatcggtatcgggccaccaataaatcggtatcgggcCACCGATAAATCGGTATCGGGCCACCGATAAATCGGTATCGGTccaccaataaatcggtatcggcgttgaaaaatcagaaTGGTTGACCTCTAATATCAAGGCGGAGTTAAGTATTGATAACTAGTCGCATGATTTGCTAGCAACGCCATTGAGTCCCCATCAGTTGATACTTGAACAGATGTTCATTCTGAAAACGCTGGACAACTGCAGGTGCTGAAGTCCATACGGTTAATAACAGCTTTTATTTAATACAACCACCGACTTCTTCCTCATTTGTGTCGATCAACTTTTGCGCCAATTGAATCTCAGCTGATTAGTACGTCAAGGCCACTAGAACTAGAATTTCAGCACCTCACAGAAGGAACGGTAGGTGTTTTCAGAAATATTCACAAGTATCGAATGACGGCGAGACAATGTTGTTGCTAGCAGATCGTGCGACCAGTTATCAATTCTCACCTCCGCCTCTATACAAGAGAACGGAGTTGAGCGTTCCTCAGCTAAGTTCTGTTAAGTATTATAATGGAAAGTAAATTAGTACAATTATAAATATATAAACCAAACAACATTTTCCACAGGCAGAAACTCTCACCGGTCTGTCTGGTAGGAAGCGTTCATCGTAGACATCCctcatgtttctgtctctcctgtaAGCCACTGCAAAGTAGACAGCAGGGGAGGTTTAGGGTGGGTGTCATTTGTGGAACATTCCAACAGGAATTTGTTCCAAAAACATTGTAAAGTACAAGGATGCCAACAAACAACGTATACAAAGTATCATGATCAattcacctagctaactagctgtcgAAAAAgcatcaactcaccacgtagcttattcttaatgtttgtccATAGGCTACCAGAGTGAGGACAGACATTTTTCAGAACAAACGTGGTGAGTGAAAAACGTAATGAAATAGCCCACCCCCTACCCGGTATCTTATTCTGCCACTATACAACTTCGTATGCGTTatttgttggcaaccttgttatttactaagtttttggaacagattcctgttggaacgttccacaaattatacccacccggAGTTTTACACAGTTAATGACAATCAAAGTTGTGGTAGGTGTTCATGAATATGCCTACATGTGGACCTGGTGGAATTGTTTAGTATGCAGAACCTGAAACCTTTTTTGGGAGGAAAGCAAGATATTTTCCACTTACTTGTTTTGTCTGGACAAGTCTATGTAGTAGTATTGGGAGTTGGTAATGCCAATAGAAACAGTCAATACTAACTGGGGAAAAGAGAAGATGGTACGTATTAGTTTGACAATACTGCATGGTGTGCACATTAGCTATTAACAATGTAGGTTAGGAAATCCCAAGCATAGAGATATGTCAAATCAGTATGTGTGATAGTAAGGAAACTACTGTAGCTAatagctagctctgatccagaaGTACTGGCAGGATGTTAGCGCGCGTTCCTCTGAGGCTCAGCCATAATCTTTGGTTCAGCGTTAGAAAACCGCACTAACTCCTAGCTAACTACTActactcttcttcttctttcaagCAAACCTTCAACCACTGAGATTAGTGATATGAAAACACCTATTTCTACTGGCTTGCTAATTAGCTACCGTATTTAGCACATAACGTTGTTCTAATATATATTTCGCAGGTTGTGTAGATTTAACTGCTAGCTACGTATgcttacgttagctagctacatgctcAAGCTAGTCCACAGTCCATGCTGAGTTAATTCGCTCAAAACGAAATCAGTATTTAGAACAAATACATATTTACTAACACAAACTTTTAGACACGCTATAAACAATACGCACGTTGGAGAAAATAAAGTAGTCTTCACAAAAGATATGAAAACAAGCTCATCATAGCCTACTTTTCACCTTCTTCCGGTTGGCGCATGTACACACTGAATTTGGATTGGATGGACAAAAAGTCTGTCACGTGATACGTCATATTCCTGTGACGACGAACAGTTCTCGTTTGTTTTTGGCAGCTAGATAGCAAACACATCTTACTGAGATTGGATAACTAATAAAAAGCAACATATTTACCAATGTTTTTGCCCACACTACTCAATAACTATAAGTCACCAATGTTGTCTCTTTAGGTAAGTGATTTATTCGATTCCTTGAATGTGTATTTCCAGGTAATATACATCGGATTCGATCTAGCATCACGGCTAGCTTGCATATCGCTCAATGACATAGATAACTAACTAGCTTCAATCTGAATATTCATCACCATGAATCTGTTTTCAGTGACTGTCTCACTCTGATGGTGAAGTCAAGATGAGTGGTGGTTTGGCTCCCAGTAGAAGCACAGTCTATGTGTCCAACCTGCCCTTCTCTCTAACCAACAGTGATCTACACAAGGTAAAaccattttttttacctttatttaactagtcagttaagaacaaattcttattttcaatgacagcctaggaacagtgggttaactaatgctagggggcagaacgacagatttttaccttgtcagctcggggattcgagcttgcaacctttgggttacgggtccaacactctaaccacaaggctacctgctgtaATATCTTCATATATAGAGTAATGGAATAGAACTACTTAACCCCTCCCTACCACTATTTCACAAGTTCATGATCCTGCTGTTTATGCCATTTGGAAAAATGACCTCAAATAATGTCTTGGATTttttcatttcagcttttcagcAAATATGGAAAAGTTGTGAAGTAAGTTACTGGTATCAAAATAAGGAGCTATACAAAGCTCAAATACAAACCAAAAaatggtcacatgcttcgtaaccTAACAGTGAACTTCCTAGTTACGGGTCTGTTTCCaataatgcagagttaaagataaagattttttttaaatagtgacACGattaataaatacacagtgaataactaAACATCTATAGCAAAATCTACAGCTATGTTGGTATTGTGGTGATCAGAGAAGATAATGATGGTCTCATGCTTTCAGGGTGACAATAGTCAAAGATAAAGAAACACGCAAAAGTAAAGGTGTGGCTTTTGTGCTCTTCCTGGACAAAGAGTCTGCACAGAGCTGCTTTAGATCGCTCAACAATAAACAGGTGGGCATTTTTCCTCTCCCTGTTTTCATAAAAAGTTACATATCTgatgtgttgtttttgtgttaaAGTCCCCATCTTTTTCGCCCCGCAGTTGTTTGGAAGAACAGTGAAAGCGAGCATTGCAATCGACAACGGGCGAGCAACTGAATTTATCAGGAGGCGAAACTACACAGACAAGTCCAAATGTTATGAATGTGGGGTAAGTTGATACTCTCTACCTAGATAAGCCAGCTCCATTTCCCCCTTCATCCATCCGGAATGTGTCGCCGGATGTTAGTGCTATTTATACAACATTTCTGTCCTTTTCACGTCATAGGATACAGGGCACTTAAGCTATGCATGCCCAAAAAACTTGCTTGGTGAACGAGAACCCCCGAAGAagaaagaaaagaagaagaagagaaaggttGAAGAGCCTGAGGAAGTGTAAGTATCTTATCAGGACATTGATGCCCCTCTCCCGTGTTTGCAAACGGCTATGATCGTGGTCAACAGCAGCGTGTCCTTGATATTAACAGTAACTGTTCTATTTCAGATGAACTTTAGTTCACAGATTCTTTGTTTGATTGTGATGTCATATTTGTCATTGTTTGATTGTGATGTCATATTTGTCATTGTTTGATTGTGGTGTCATATTTATCATTGTTTGATTGTGGTGTCATATTTGTCATTGTTTGATTGTGGTGTCATATTTGTCATTGTTTGATTGTGGTGTCATATTTGTCATTGTTTGATTGTGGTGTCATATTTGTCATTGTTTGATTGTGGTGTCATATTTGTCATTGTTTGATTGTGATGTCATATTTGTCATTGTTTGATTGTGGTGTCATATTTGTCATTGTTTGATTGTGATGTCATATTTGTCATTGTTTGATTGTGATGTCATATTTGTCATTGTTTGTGAAgtcctctgtgtgttttgtttctATGACTTTTCTACTTTTTTCCTCTGTCGTttacagagaagaggaggaaagtgaggaagagggagaggacccTGCTCTTGACAGCTTAAGTCAAGCCATAGCATTCCAGGTAAGTGCACAAATGTACTTCAAGGGGGAAGTTAGTAGGCTATTGTATTACTTGAAACCCTCTATTTACTTGGTATTTGTCCTTATCTGACCCCTCTTTTAAAATCACACATGGGATCATGTGTTCCACAGCAAGCACGACTTGAGGAGGAGCAGCATAGGCGACAGCAGACGGCCTTTGTGGCTGAGGAGGCCGGTCAGGAGGCTTCCACATCAGACGACTCCAAGAAACCCAGGATCAAAAAGAGTGTCTACTTCAGTGACGAGGAAGAACTAAGCGACTGAGGGGATTTCACAGATATAATTCAGACTCTTGAGTAGCAAATATTTGAAAATGAACGGGGGACATTCTGTTTGTCAAGATCTGCAAGGGCATCATCGACCTGAGAACAGATGTTTGATGAAAAGGGTTACAGTGTACCATTGTTTAGTTGAAGTCCACAACTGTTTCTGTATCAGTATTTGTTCTGATCCTTAGTGTCCTTTTTATAATGAGGACTCAGCCACTGTTCTTCGCAGGCATTGGGACAATGTGAATGGAGATTAACTGTGTTTCTGCGCTTTTCTTTTCAACAGCTGTGTAAATACACCATAGTTGTTTTACTGTCTTTTTTCACCCTTCCTATGTATGTCAATATTAGGGGAAATAGAACTATTCTGTTTAAAGATAGCCTTCCCCATCTTTAGGTGAAAAAGGTATTGAAACATCAGTGAAAGAGTAGAACACCATAGATGGCATGTGGTCTTTCACAATAATGAACCACACTTTTGCTGATAAATAGGAATAAAGAACATTCAAGTCATGAGCATTCCTTCCTGTATTTCAATATCGATCACAGCTCCCCATCCACCAGCTGCTAACCAGAGGCaaggtgtgtgtactgtagtgttgccCTAATGTGTCCACCGGGCTTCTCACCATATTCCATGTTCTCTAGCAAGGCAACATTCCTTCCTGTATTTCAATATTAATCTTCTGTTCTGTGGGGGCTACTCTTCCCCTCCAATAGCTGTTGACAGCACAGTAAGGTGGATGTTGTCCTGATGAGTGCAGTGTGCAACTCTCAAATACCACGTGTTCCCTATCAGAGAGCAAGAGCTCCATGTGATGGAGTGTCCTGACAGGAAGCCAGGCGGTACAGGCTGCAACTCTCAGCCCTGGCACATTCTGATTTATACCTGCAAGGCCACGTCTGTCTGTTAGGCAGGTCATCTTCAAGAGCTACCTTTTAAAGCAATGAGATGGGGTGGGAGGAGAGCCACTGAAGTTACGTTATAAAGATTTattgtttagaaatgtttgacaACTAAATACAAGGTGAAATACATAATTCCCTTTTCAGTTCTGTCATTCATTTTTCTAACCCCGGTTATTAACTATGTATATAATCTGTAGCCTCTCCATCACAGTAGGAAACATGAATAGGGCTTAACATTCAACTATGCAATAATGTTAATGTCATTTGCACTATGTCTTTCTATTGCGTTAAACGTCAGATCATCATAAATCAAAAGGATGGAATCTCATTTTCTCCACCGCCGCAATAAAGATTGGAAATACACCCGTCGAAGACATTGAACAATCTCAAGAAGTTTATGATAAAATGTCAAATGACACCTCATTAGACCCTAATAATGCATAATTACTGTTACATTAGCGTATGTGTTACAAACACGAGTGTTATTACAAATGTATCAATTCGAATCAGGAATGTCTGTTCCTGTCTGCGCTATATCCTCAGGAAATGGCTTCAAATGTGATTGGACAAACCGCGTCATGTGACCATTCTCCAACTGGAGTTTCCACGACAGCTGGGAGCCGTGCGATACCTCCTCGCGTATTGCTTTCTTAAAGAATACGTAGGGACTGTCCTTATTTCAACATCCGCAAACAAACTTTTGGCGGCATGGGAGACAAGAAGAGTCCAACCAGGTAATGTCTGACTCATTCATTGCGCTAATGACATTGATGCTTGGAAGTGGACACCATGACACATAATTGAAAcaatcctctctctgtgtgtgtgtgtgtctctctctccgggtgtgtgtgtgtgtgtctgtgtgtgtgtgtgtgtctatgtgtgtgtgtgtgtgtgtgggtggtagcCGCGGTGTAGCAACCATGGCGGACTGTCTGTTTTATTGCAGTGTCAAATCATAGCGCGAGCTCGTAAAACAGAACAATTTCGGAACACTGAATGGATCATCTTCCCAGATGTTTGACAACGCGAGCATATAGCCTACACATGATGCACACGCAGCACCCTGAACTGGGGATGTGAAACTGATGTGCTTTATGTCCTTTTTGTTTTGTTCGAAGGCCGAAGCGTCAACCAAAGCCTTCGGCGGAAGAGGGAAATTGGGACTGTAGCGTTTGCACATACAAGAACACCGCGGAGGCTTTCAAGTGCATGATGTGCGATGTAAGGAAAGGAACGTCAACACGGTACGTGGATACGATTCATTTTGCTCGATGATAAATGCTATTATGTTCGTGCA
This window encodes:
- the LOC109882703 gene encoding zinc finger CCHC-type and RNA-binding motif-containing protein 1, which translates into the protein MSGGLAPSRSTVYVSNLPFSLTNSDLHKLFSKYGKVVKVTIVKDKETRKSKGVAFVLFLDKESAQSCFRSLNNKQLFGRTVKASIAIDNGRATEFIRRRNYTDKSKCYECGDTGHLSYACPKNLLGEREPPKKKEKKKKRKVEEPEEVEEEESEEEGEDPALDSLSQAIAFQQARLEEEQHRRQQTAFVAEEAGQEASTSDDSKKPRIKKSVYFSDEEELSD